The Theileria annulata chromosome 3, complete sequence, *** SEQUENCING IN PROGRESS *** genome has a segment encoding these proteins:
- a CDS encoding 2-C-methyl-D-erythritol 4-phosphate cytidylyltransferase, putative (note;~Tap-140g05.q1c.C.cand.17 - score = 21.11;~1 probable transmembrane helix predicted for TA02505 by TMHMM2.0 at aa 7-29): MKKWNQIFPILFFSALLNLYFKPKFIIFVNSSSRDRNIGHIHSKKPSNSLFLQDSSNNSLNDNIVNSNHVRINDFNNPLRQPNSSIFSNKAFNDKLGDGNVGCNITAKAIFLCGGFGKRLNYDFGELGSDYYIPEGMPRAKQFIHIYNVPLFVYSLSEFIHNPNISEILIVTRPPWFRKVLEMILKSKEFISKYSVIEHNLHDEPEHTVDSVPDDTVNLSEKSLKRGFIFAYDLKNNQFVLDLKLIEPNYGTDDTNYDSLHNRYKFIKFCESGPERFSSAYNGLRNLEDYTADDEIVIIHDGARPLARLVDLKELISSASKFGGAVPGYQSTDTVKLAQNHKVLRTLDRNKTFIIQTPQAFKYKVIKDAYDNVLESDSFKYEPHLFNHFTDDASFVESQLRNHIVIIEGNRNNLKLNYNSDLDLFKFYLHHIFFLKDLK; this comes from the coding sequence ATGAAGAAATGGAATCAAATTTTCCCTATTTTATTCTTCTCAGCCCTCTTAAACCTTTATTTCAAACccaaattcattatatttgtCAATTCTTCCAGCAGAGATAGGAATATTGGTCACATTCATTCTAAAAAGCCCtcaaattctttatttCTTCAAGATTCTTCCAATAACTctttaaatgataatattgtgAACTCCAATCATGTTCGTATAAATGACTTTAATAACCCGTTAAGACAACCTAATTCCTCAATTTTCTCAAATAAAGCATTTAATGACAAATTAGGTGACGGTAATGTTGGCTGCAACATAACTGCAAAGGCGATTTTCTTGTGCGGTGGATTTGGCAAAAGACTTAATTATGACTTTGGGGAACTAGGTTCAGATTATTATATTCCAGAGGGTATGCCTAGGGCAAAGCAGTTTATTCACATTTATAACGTCCCTTTGTTTGTTTATTCTTTATCGGAATTTATTCATAATCCCAACATATCTGAGATACTCATAGTCACCAGGCCTCCCTGGTTCCGTAAAGTCCTTGAGATGATTTTGAAATCCAAAGAATTCATCTCTAAATACTCGGTAATTGAACACAATTTACATGACGAACCTGAACATACTGTGGATAGTGTCCCAGATGACACTGTTAATTTGTCAGAAAAATCCCTAAAAAGAGGGTTTATTTTCGCATACGACTTGAAAAACAACCAGTTTGTACTTGATTTAAAGCTAATTGAACCTAATTATGGTACTGATGATACAAATTATGACAGTCTACACAACAGATATAAGTTTATTAAGTTTTGTGAATCAGGGCCTGAACGTTTCAGCTCTGCTTATAATGGGTTGAGGAATTTGGAAGATTATACGGCAGATGATGAGATAGTGATAATTCATGATGGAGCAAGACCATTAGCCAGACTTGTTGACCTAAAGGAGTTGATAAGTTCTGCGAGTAAGTTCGGGGGAGCAGTCCCAGGCTACCAAAGTACGGACACTGTTAAATTAGCTCAGAATCACAAGGTTTTGAGGACTTTGGACAGGAACAAAACCTTCATCATACAAACTCCTCAAGCTTTCAAGTATAAAGTAATCAAAGATGCTTACGACAATGTTCTAGAATCAGATTCATTCAAATACGAACCACACCTGTTTAACCACTTCACAGACGATGCAAGTTTTGTGGAATCACAGTTAAGAAATCACATAGTCATAATAGAAGGAAATAGGAACAACTTAAAACTCAATTATAATTCGGATCTGGATCTATTTAAGTTCTATTTGCATCACATCttttttttaaaagatctcaaataa
- a CDS encoding centrin, putative (note;~Tap-140g05.q1c.C.cand.18 - score = 19.46;~SMART 4 EFh (SM0054) domains at aa 35-63, E()=1.24e-06; 71-99, E()=9.11e-05; 108-136, E()=8.25e+00; 144-712, E()=1.42e-06), with protein sequence MLKRPVMSSTRLGSLNNNTHQYRKRRELTEDQKSEMKEAFELFDTTGSGRIDAKELKVVMKALGFDPSKEDLRAIMNLADKDGSGTISYDDYFSIMTNKILERDPMEEMSRAFQLFSDPNTGTISFKSLKRVAEELGETVTDEEIKQMILEADRDGDGEINESEFIKVMKKSNLF encoded by the exons ATGTTGAAAAGACCCGTTATGTCCTCAACTCGTTTGGGATCCCTCAATAACAATACACACCAATATAGAAAAAGGCGTGAATTGACAGAGGACCAAAAATCTGAAATGAAAGAGGCTTTTGAGCTGTTTGATACCACAGGATCAG gcCGTATAGACGCCAAAGAGTTGAAAGTTGTTATGAAGGCTCTGGGATTTGATCCTTCCAAAGAGGAT CTCCGCGCTATAATGAATTTGGCCGACAAAGATGGTTCCGGAACTATTTCATACGATGActatttttcaattatGACCAATAAAATT CTGGAAAGGGACCCTATGGAGGAAATGTCGAGAGCATTTCAACTATTCTCAGATCCAAACACCGGAACTATTAGTTTTAAA AGTCTGAAACGGGTAGCCGAAGAGCTTGGCGAAACGGTAACAGACGAAGAAATCAAACAG ATGATTCTGGAAGCGGACAGAGATGGAGACGGAGAAATTAACGAATCAGAGTTTATAAAGGTCATGAAAAAGTCAAACTTATTTTGA
- a CDS encoding uncharacterized protein (note;~Tap-140g05.q1c.cand.5 - score = 43.61) has translation MTTCRGLLHFSKALRSSLGPNTWHNLGKFASGGSSYQESQWNLLKGFDSNVSGVIDGTKDNPELLDWSVWDDRISHKNILAHMKKTYTNTMKTLDDALASRNSPEYLNEGWETYDSVIKTCADATEAADKIISDGIKALWISQHNPPTWKVDTNEWLESDQYWQAFVEKHAMYSQSGTSNDPESPSEIESVKSKWNVNMFKFNERTDTPMLYDYMYHNPSWEYYDINRRQFFEHLEYFLLRTGEDFRNFPDVPKWKWLTHLEDLRFKQFSVEMRRKMAKQLQKAARFEKTDLGAGEHESEEDCNMQLLMNEKSQLESVLSNLLAGFAFLTDPLVPVENAFQLNYVLSKDNYQAHKMTKVFSLGNDLPYLYVLPYSTNGALKGENTSENSQVTRNEHESVLNDVVNGPMSCFYNLMDYMNLSGFKVNPSFSTRLQLKCQVIHERGPNWIKLPGERTYDSFLRRLRYDDPLRPMLEEYVQDLKLRLKDAKEIPPSQWHKALQKLKEIQMERDNLLSKTQSTESQQEFTLTSEELTELSETDQLLFKDSDGNKMDSTTTRLL, from the exons ATGACCACCTGTAGAGGACTTTTACATTTCTCTAAAGCTTTACGCTCATCTCTGGGTCCAAATACCTGGCATAATCTAGGGAAATTTGCTTCTGGTGGAAGTTCTTATCAAGAATCCCAGTGGAACTTGCTGAAAGGGTTTGACTCCAATGTTTCAGGAGTTATTGATGGAACGAAGGATAATCCAGAGCTTCTGGACTGGTCCGTATGGGACGATCGCATTTCacataaaaatattttggCCCACATGAAAAAAACATACACAAATACCATGAAAACATTAGATGATGCGCTTGCATCACGAAATTCACCAGAATACCTAAACGAAGGCTGGGAAACGTATGATTCTGTTATAAAGACTTGTGCTGATGCCACTGAGGCAGCggataaaattatttccGATGGCATTAAGGCACTTTGGATTTCTCAGCACAACCCTCCAACATGGAAAGTTGACACAAACGAA tGGCTAGAAAGTGATCAGTATTGGCAGGCCTTTGTTGAGAAGCATGCTATGTACTCTCAGTCAGGGACAAGTAATGATCCAGAATCGCCATCTGAAATTGAG aGCGTGAAGAGTAAGTGGAATGTGAATATGTTCAAGTTTAATGAAAGAACAGATACCCCCATGCTGTACGATTATATGTACCATAACCCTAGTTGGGAGTACTATGACATAAACAGGCGCCAGTTTTTCGAGCATTTGGAATATTTCCTTCTCAGAACGGGAGAAGACTTCCGTAACTTTCCAGACGTACCCAAGTGGAAATGGCTCACCCACCTGGAGGACTTGAGATTTAAGCAGTTTTCAGTGGAAATGAGACGTAAAATGGCCAAACAACTTCAAAAGGCTGCTAGATTCGAGAAGACAGATTTAGGTGCAGGGGAACATGAAAGCGAGGAGGATTGTAATATGCAATTGTTAATGAATGAAAAAAGTCAATTGGAATCAGTCTTATCAAACCTACTGGCTGGTTTCGCATTCTTAACTGACCCTTTAGTACCAGTGGAAAATGCTTTCCAACTCAATTATGTACTATCGAAGGACAATTATCAAGCACATAAAATGACTAAAGTCTTCTCACTTGGAAATGACTTACCGTATTTATACGTACTTCCCTATTCCACTAATGGTGCGCTTAAAGGTGAAAATACTTCTGAAAATTCTCAAGTTACTCGGAACGAACATGAAAGTGTTCTGAATGATGTTGTTAATGGACCTATGAGttgtttttataatttaatggACTACATGAACCTTAGTGGTTTTAAAGTCAATCCATCATTTTCAACAAGACTCCAGCTTAAATGTCAAGTTATTCATGAAAGAGGGCCTAACTG GATTAAGTTACCCGGCGAACGAACCTATGACTCATTTTTGAGGCGTTTGAGGTACGATGACCCCCTCAGACCAATGCTTGAGGAATACGTTCAAGATCTTAAGTTGAGGTTAAAAGATGCTAAGGAGATACCACCATCCCAGTGGCATAAAGCCCTTCAAAAGTTAAAGGAAATTCAAATGGAGAGAGATAATCTTTTATCAAAGACGCAAAGCACAGAAAGTCAACAAGAATTTACACTTACCTCCGAAGAGTTGACCGAACTCTCAGAAACAGATCAATTACTTTTCAAGGATTCAGACGGAAATAAGATGGATTCCACAACAACTAGGCTTTTATAA
- a CDS encoding aspartyl protease precursor, putative (Tap-140g05.q1c.cand.5 - score = 43.61;~SMART pfam:asp (PF00026) at aa 89-485, E()=1.50e-66;~1 probable transmembrane helix predicted for TA02510 by TMHMM2.0 at aa 5-27;~Signal peptide predicted for TA02510 by SignalP 2.0 HMM (Signal peptide probability 0.650, signal anchor probability 0.310) with cleavage site probability 0.488 between residues 25 and 26) — protein MKLDIIRFSTLIFILGVFTFSPVSPLFLDNGTTFKDLSSEIFKHIGSVVIDAYDTPATVYMKELFNHATSDCDKCYTHIFNMEYPRMLSSQIFNKPDHSVNLYRFALNKKKHKKNTKTANYNNNELADVSKRPNQYSYLKFKSDDGSQNLQQYLLNFENSQYFGEIQVGTPPKNFVVVFDTGSSQLWIPSKSCLNHNSNGCARHRMFDSSASTTYEPMIKGNEMMSEYIRYGTGECVLALGFDNVKIGSLNVKHQSIGLSVLESEHPFGDLPFDGLVGLGFPDTELKESKKLTPIFDSIKNQKILKRNIIAFYMSKDINQPGSLSFGSIDPKYVLPGHKPWWFPVVKTDYWEIEVSSLLVDGEPVVFDRKYNAAIDTGSSLISGPSDVIIPLLEKITVEEDCSNLDKLPRLSFVFRDVMGRKVKFDLDPEDYVLKDEVEKVCMLGVLPMDMPEPKKPLFVIGANFLRRYISIFDRDQMVVGLVPASHDQKEENKQEQLSDRFKVPDGNTIIYSLSPTNIFILTVML, from the exons atgaaattggACATCATTAGGTTTTCGactttaatatttatcttGGGAGTTTTCACTTTTTCTCCGGTTTCTCCCCTTTTTTTGGACAATGGCACAACTTTTAAAGACTTGTCCTCTGAAATATTCAAGCATATAGGTTCTGTGGTGATTGATGCCTATGATACTCCTGCAACTGTTTATATGAAGGAGCTTTTTAATCACGCTACTAGTGACTGTGATAAATGCTATACacatatttttaacatGGAATATCCTAGAATGTTATCATCGcaaattttcaataaacCAGATCACTCCGTTAATCTTTATAGATTTGCTTTAAACAAGAAAAAACACAAAAAAAACACTAAAACTGctaattataataataatgagCTTGCTGATGTTAGTAAAAGACCAAATCAATATAGCTATTTAAAGTTCAAGTCGGATGATGGATCACAGAACCTTCAGCAatatcttttaaatttcgAAAATAGTCAGTATTTTGGTGAAATACAAGTAGGAACACCTCCAAAAAACTTCGTAGTT GTATTTGACACCGGATCAAGTCAGTTGTGGATACCATCAAAATCATGCCTCAA cCATAATTCGAATGGTTGTGCGAGGCATAGAATGTTTGATTCATCAGCATCTACTACTTATGAACCAATGATTAAGGGTAATGAGATGATGAGTGAGTACATCCGTTACGGTACCGGTGAATGTG TGCTGGCACTTGGATTTGATAATGTAAAAATCGGCTCGCT AAATGTTAAGCATCAATCAATTGGATTGTCCGTACTTGAAAGTGAGCATCCGTTTGGTGATTTACCTTTCGATGGGTTAGTTGGTCTTGGGTTCCCAGACACTGAACTCAAAGAATCAAAAAAACTTACCCCTATATTCGACTCAATAAAAAATCAA aaaatattaaagagGAATATAATAGCTTTTTATATGTCAAAGGACATTAATCA ACCTGGATCTCTTTCTTTTGGTAGTATTGATCCTAAATACGTACTTCCAGGGCATAAACCATGGTGGTTTCCCGTTGTTAAAACTG ATTACTGGGAGATAGAAGTTTCTTCGTTATTGGTTGATGGTGAACCCGTTGTGTTTGATAGAAAGTACAATGCTGCGATAGATACTGGAAGTAGTTTAATATCTGGACCATCAGATGTGATAATACCTTTGTTAGAAAAAATCACCGTTGAAGAGGACTGCTCAAACCTTGACAAACTACCCCGTTTATCGTTTGTATTTCGGGATGTCATGGGAAGAAAAGTAAAATTCGACCTTGATCCTGAGGATTACGTATTAAAGGACGAAGTTGAGAAAGTGTGTATGCTGGGTGTGCTGCCAATGGATATGCCTGAGCCAAAAAAGCCTTTGTTTGTTATAGGCGCAAACTTTCTCAGAAGGTATATCTCAATTTTCGACAGGGATCAGATGGTAGTCGGATTAGTTCCGGCATCACATGATCAAAAGGAAGAAAATAAGCAAGAACAACTCTCTGATAGGTTCAAAGTTCCAGACGgtaatactattatatactcTTTAAGTCctacaaatatttttatattaaccGTAATGttgtaa